DNA from Petropleomorpha daqingensis:
CGACCCGCACGATCCAGAACGCGCTCACCGACAGCAGCAGCCAGACGCAGTAGAACGCGACCATCCCGAGCAGCAGGGTCAGCGCGAACGCCAGCACGTCGGGCACGCTCACCGGCCGGCCGATCCGGACCAGGCCGACCACCACCAGGGCCGCGCCGACGAGCACGTCGACGCCCTGCCAGAGGTCGAACTTCCGGGCGCTGACCAGCAGCTGGCTGTCGGCGGGCTTGGTGAGCAGCCCGTCGAGGGTGCCGCGTTCGACGTCCACCATGAGCTGCTGCATGTTCGGCTGGATGACCGACCGGACCACCCCACCCATGAGCACGAACACGCCCATGACCACGACGAGCTGGTCGCTGCTCCAGCCGCGCAGCGAGTCGGTGTGCAGGAACACCAGCGCGAGCACGGCCAGCGACGTGCCGACCGACACCAGCGACTGGACGAGGCTCAGCACGAAGTTGACCCGGTACTGCAGCTCGTTCTGCACCCCGACCCGGACGAAGGTGCCGACCACCGAGCGCGCCATCAGCCACCCACCGACGAGAAGCGCTTGATCCCCGCCCGCCAGACCACCGCGACCAGCACCGCGCCGACGGCGATCCAGACCGCCTGCTGCAGCAGCCCGGTGAACAGCTCGGACGTGGAGAGGTCCCCGGCCAGCACGTCGATCGGGTAGCCGAACGTCGAGGGGAACGGCGAGAAGTTCGCGACCGTCGCGGCCCACGCCGGCAGCAGGGCCAGGGGCAGGAGCCGGCCGGAGAGCAGCAGCTCGGCGGTGAAGTAGAGCTGGTAGAGCGCGCCGACCCGCGTCGTCCAGAAGGTGACCATGCCGAGCACCCACAGCAGCAGCGACCGGATCAGATAGGCGCCCCAGATCGCGAGGAAGAAGACGACGCCCTCCAGCCAGCTGACGTCGAAGGTGGGCCGGAACAGCAGCGAGAGCACCACCGCGATCGGCAGCCACAGCACGATGACGACGACCTTCCACCCGGCGAAGTAGGCGAGGTCGTAGTGGATGGGGTGCACCGGCCGGACCAGCTGCCCGGACAGCTCCCCCTGCTGGATGCGCTCCTCCCACCCGTAGGGCGTGAAGACGATGTTCATGTTCCGGACCAGCGTCCAGACGATGTAGTACGCGGCGAACTGCCCCGTGGTGATGCCCTCGACCGCGCCACCCTGCGCCCGGGCGACGGTCTGCCAGACGACGAGGTAGACGATCGGCTCGGCCACCATGCCGACCATGTAGAGGTAGTTGGCCGTGCGGTACTGGAACTGGGCCTGCACCGCGGTCGCGGCCACGACCCGGTAGAAGCCGAGCAGGCCCGTCACGCCGGCTCCCGGGAACCGGCGAAGACCTGCTCGATGACGTCCTCGACGGGCGGGTCCTCGATGGTCAGCCCGCTCACGCCGGTGCCGGTGAGCAGCGCCGCGGCCACCTCGGAGCTGCGCTCGGTGGGCACCCGCAGCACGACCCGCCCCTCGTCGTCCGGCGGCTGCACGATCTCGCCGTAGCCGGACAGGTCGAGGGTCGGGTCGGGCAGGGTGACGGTGAGCGTCCGGTGCGGCGAGAACCG
Protein-coding regions in this window:
- a CDS encoding ABC transporter permease produces the protein MARSVVGTFVRVGVQNELQYRVNFVLSLVQSLVSVGTSLAVLALVFLHTDSLRGWSSDQLVVVMGVFVLMGGVVRSVIQPNMQQLMVDVERGTLDGLLTKPADSQLLVSARKFDLWQGVDVLVGAALVVVGLVRIGRPVSVPDVLAFALTLLLGMVAFYCVWLLLSVSAFWIVRVDFLVELFDGLYQAGRWPVGIYPGWLRIAFTFLLPLAFAITVPASTLTREVSGWVLLGAVAFTAVLFTVTRLVWRYALRHYTGASA
- a CDS encoding ABC transporter permease; amino-acid sequence: MTGLLGFYRVVAATAVQAQFQYRTANYLYMVGMVAEPIVYLVVWQTVARAQGGAVEGITTGQFAAYYIVWTLVRNMNIVFTPYGWEERIQQGELSGQLVRPVHPIHYDLAYFAGWKVVVIVLWLPIAVVLSLLFRPTFDVSWLEGVVFFLAIWGAYLIRSLLLWVLGMVTFWTTRVGALYQLYFTAELLLSGRLLPLALLPAWAATVANFSPFPSTFGYPIDVLAGDLSTSELFTGLLQQAVWIAVGAVLVAVVWRAGIKRFSSVGG